The Prunus persica cultivar Lovell chromosome G7, Prunus_persica_NCBIv2, whole genome shotgun sequence genome has a segment encoding these proteins:
- the LOC18770067 gene encoding 5-methyltetrahydropteroyltriglutamate--homocysteine methyltransferase, with protein sequence MASHIVGYPRMGPKRELKFALESFWDGKTSAEDLQKVAADLRSSIWKQMADAGIKHIPSNTFSYYDHVLDTTALLGAVPPRYGWNGGEIGFDTYFSMARGNASVPAMEMTKWFDTNYHFIVPELGPDVNFSYASHKAVEEYKEAKALGVDTIPVLVGPVSYLLLSKPAKGVEKSFSLLSLLGKIIPIYKEVISELKAAGASWIQFDEPTLVMDLDSHKLQAFTDAYSHLESTLSGLNVLIETYFADVPAEAFKTLTSLKGVTAYGFDLVRGTKTLDLIKGEFPKGKYLFAGLVDGRNIWANDLSASLSTLQTLEGIVGKDKLVVSTSCSLLHTAVDLVNETKLDQEIKSWLAFAAQKIVEVNALAKALAGHKDEAFFSANAAAQASRKSSPRVTNEAVQKAAAALKGSDHRRATNVSARLDAQQKKLNLPILPTTTIGSFPQTIELRRVRREYKAKKISEEEYVKAIKEEISNVVKLQEELDIDVLVHGEPERNDMVEYFGEQLSGFAFTVNGWVQSYGSRCVKPPIIYGDVSRPNPMTVFWSSAAQSMTARPMKGMLTGPVTILNWSFVRNDQPRFETTYQIALAIKDEVEDLEKAGINVIQIDEAALREGLPLRKSEQAFYLDWAVHSFRITNCGVQDTTQIHTHMCYSNFNDIIHSIIDMDADVITIENSRSDEKLLSVFREGVKYGAGIGPGVYDIHSPRIPSTEEIADRINKMLAVLETNILWVNPDCGLKTRKYTEVKPALSNLVAAAKLLRTQLASAK encoded by the exons ATGGCGTCTCACATTGTTGGATACCCTCGTATGGGCCCCAAGAGAGAGCTCAAGTTTGCTTTGGAATCTTTCTGGGATGGGAAGACCAGTGCCGAAGATTTACAGAAGGTGGCAGCTGATCTGAGATCTTCCATCTGGAAGCAGATGGCTGATGCTGGGATCAAGCACATCCCCAGCAACACTTTCTCATACTACGATCACGTGCTTGACACCACTGCATTGCTCGGGGCTGTTCCACCAAGATATGGATGGAATGGTGgtgagattggatttgacaCATACTTCTCCATGGCCAGAGGAAATGCCTCAGTTCCTGCTATGGAGATGACCAAGTGGTTCGATACCAACTA CCATTTCATTGTCCCTGAGTTGGGACCTGATGTCAACTTCTCCTATGCTTCTCACAAGGCCGTCGAGGAATACAAGGAGGCTAAGGCG CTTGGAGTGGACACCATTCCAGTCCTTGTTGGTCCTGTGTCATACTTGTTGCTTTCGAAACCAGCAAAGGGTGTTGAGAAgtccttttctcttctctctcttcttggaAAAATCATTCCAATCTACAA GGAAGTTATATCTGAGCTTAAGGCTGCTGGAGCTTCATGGATTCAGTTTGATGAGCCCACGCTTGTTATGGATCTTGATTCTCACAAGTTGCAAGCATTCACTGATGCCTACTCTCACCTGGAATCAACTCTATCTGGCTTGAATGTTCTTATTGAGACCTACTTTGCTGATGTTCCTGCTGAGGCATTCAAGACCCTCACTTCCTTGAAAGGTGTCACCGCATATGGTTTTGATTTAGTTCGTGGTACTAAGACCCTTGATTTGATTAAGGGTGAATTCCCTAAAGGAAAATACCTCTTTGCCGGATTGGTTGATGGAAGGAACATTTGGGCTAATGATCTTTCTGCCTCCCTAAGTACTTTACAGACTCTTGAAGGCATTGTTGGCAAAG ATAAACTTGTTGTCTCCACCTCCTGCTCTCTTCTTCACACCGCTGTTGATCTTGTTAATGAGACCAAGCTGGACCAGGAAATAAAATCATGGCTCGCTTTTGCTGCCCAGAAAATTGTTGAAGTTAATGCTTTGGCCAAGGCCTTGGCTGGTCACAAGGATGAG GCATTTTTCTCCGCTAATGCCGCAGCTCAGGCTTCAAGGAAGTCCTCCCCAAGGGTGACCAATGAGGCTGTTCAAAAGGCT GCTGCTGCGTTGAAGGGTTCTGACCACCGCCGTGCCACTAATGTAAGTGCTAGACTTGATGCTCAACAGAAGAAGCTTAACCTTCCAATTCTCCCAACCACCACCATTGGATCATTCCCTCAGACCATTGAACTCAGGAGGGTCCGTCGtgaatacaaggccaagaa GATTTCTGAGGAGGAGTATGTCAAGGCCATTAAGGAGGAAATTAGCAACGTTGTCAAGCTTCAGGAAGAGCTCGACATTGATGTCCTTGTCCATGGGGAGCCTGAG AGGAATGATATGGTTGAGTACTTTGGAGAACAATTATCAGGCTTTGCCTTTACCGTCAATGGCTGGGTGCAATCTTATGGATCTCGATGTGTGAAGCCACCAATCATCTACGGTGATGTGAGCCGCCCCAACCCAATGACCGTGTTCTGGTCATCTGCTGCTCAGAGCATGACTGCCCGCCCAATGAAGGGAATGCTTACAGGCCCTGTCACCATTCTTAACTGGTCCTTTGTTAGAAATGACCAGCCCCGATTTGAGACTACCTACCAGATTGCTTTGGCCATCAAGGATGAAGTGGAGGATCTTGAGAAAGCTGGTATCAACGTTATTCAAATTGATGAGGCTGCTTTGAGAGAGGGGTTGCCCCTAAGGAAGTCTGAGCAAGCTTTCTACTTGGATTGGGCTGTCCACTCCTTCAGGATCACCAACTGCGGTGTGCAGGACACTACTCAG ATTCACACTCACATGTGCTATTCCAACTTCAACGACATCATCCACTCAATCATTGACATGGATGCTGATGTGATCACCATTGAGAATTCTCGTTCAGATGAGAAGCTCCTGTCAGTCTTCCGCGAGGGAGTGAAGTATGGTGCTGGCATTGGCCCTGGTGTCTACGACATCCACTCTCCAAGAATACCATCAACTGAGGAGATTGCAGACCGGATCAACAAGATGCTTGCAGTGCTCGAGACAAACATCTTGTGGGTTAACCCTGATTGTGGTCTCAAGACTCGCAAGTACACTGAAGTGAAGCCAGCCCTCAGTAACCTGGTTGCTGCTGCCAAGCTCCTCCGCACCCAGCTCGCCAGTGCCAAGTGA